Genomic window (Helianthus annuus cultivar XRQ/B chromosome 3, HanXRQr2.0-SUNRISE, whole genome shotgun sequence):
CTTAGGCTAAGTTTAGTTTGCTACTTATAGCTTGTCGTCATGGTTTTACTTGACATGAACATTATTTGGTTAGTGTGTTAGCCTCATAGCCTGCCATACCCCATACGATATGAGTGGGATCATTCTGTGtagttttttgtttgtttatgttagCCTGCTATGGGCTTAGGGTGTTCTTTTTTCGAAATGGTATTAAAAAGTGGTTTCTAATAAGCTAGAAACGATATCATTTAGTAGTGGAGGACGTATGAATTTTCAACGTGGTTTTGATTGATATGAATGTTATTGAGTCTGTTTATTTAAGCTCCGGGCTCACATATGATTATTAGTACTTTGGGAAGCATATCTTTTACGGAATTAAACTCGCTACCGTATGCATTCTGTGAGGTTATAGGCTATACAAGTATtttataactatatatatatgcTACTACACATGTTATCTGCTCTATTTACATAGAAGTTTATGTTTGTGTTTATACATAGTTGATGAAGACATGCCATGAAATAATATCTCATGCTAAAACTAAAATCAAGCAGAACATAGAAGTACAGTTTGTCGGACATGTATATTCTGACATTAGAGAGCTGTGATCAAATGAATTCCTTTTTGGTagtaaatttaaatattgtttttagCCAATAAAGATTAACAAGTTAGGCTTAGTTTGTTTAGTTATATTAGCTTTTACAATTACAACTTAGGTTTAACATGTCTTTGTTCTTTAATCTATCATTATTATGTAATTTACCTTTTACTTACTTATTTGCTGTTTGTATAACCATCTGTACATTATGGTGGCACGTAAACATACATGTTTATCTTATAATAGACTTTCACTTGATCAGTTAAGTTTTACGTATACTTTGTGCTGCTGTGACAGATTCCATCTTTTGATCTACTTTTATATacgattacaaaaaaaaaaaaaaaaacttatcaaTTGCCCAAACACGACCCTATTAGGGTATTAGATGTTGGGTTTATATGCGATTGCTGATTGCGTCATATCTAGCGGGCTTACTAAGAATAATTTTAACTTTTATCAGTTAATAAGGATAGAGCCTATATCCATATAAACTTCTTTATAGAGATAACATCTGTTTATAAAGCTTAACAAACATGCCACATGGTGTATTGATGTATTCATAGTTATCGATTGCGACTGTTGCGAGCGCTATTGCGTTTAGCGATGCGAAGCAGACTACTGGCGCTAAGTGGCTCTAGCGACTGAAAAGCGGGAAAAATAGCGACAATATCTTTTTTTATTTGTTACCTTATATATAGGCACGTATTCCGGCGGCGAATTCCGGCGCTGGTGCTGCAACTTCTGTCCGAAACGAGGAAGATGGAAACCGAAGGATCAAATTGATAGGAAAGAAAGAAGAGATACCTTGTTTTGATGGCGTTCATAGTAGTTTTTCTAGTGCTTTTCTGTAATTTCATGGTCGTCGTATACAGATTTGGAGTTCTGGACGGCGGAGGTTATAATTGGGGTGACGATCCAGCTATTTTAGGTTTAAATTAGTTTGTAgttttacaatttaacccctcAATTTTTCTGTAGTTTACATTTATTCTCTAACTTGTAAATTTTTACATAAAAGAGTGAAATTAGTTTGTGCATTTTAACATTTACCCCCCTCTCTATCTTTACTAGTTTACATTTGGTTCTTAAACTTACAAATCTATGAATATaaagtataaaattaacattataatatatgtatataattataaatagctatattttatttttaaaaatttctACTACCTTATCGCTATACACAaaatagcgggcgctatttcgtcgctatcgctacgtagcatataggtcGTCTGTCACTATTGACcgctattcgctatcgataactatTGGTGTATTAAATCTTTAGCTTGGGGTACCATGAGCTGACATGATTTCATTTTTGTTGTTCCAGTGGCAAAGAGGACATCTGTTTTTGATGATCCAACTACGGAGATTCAAGAACTGACAGCTGTCATCAAGCAGGACATTACTGCCCTTAATTCAGCTGTGGTGGATTTGCAGCTCATTTGCAATTCCCAAAATGAAAGTGAAAATGTTTCTAGTGACACAACCACCCATTCAACAACGGTTGTTGACAATCTGAAGAACCGTTTAATGAGCACCACTAAGGAGTTTAAGGATGTTCTTACCATGCGGACAGAGGTTTGTAGTTACTAAATTACATGTATAGAAAAACCCTACTAGACATTAGTTAATGGGATTATGTATAAAAGAGAATGACTATCATACCCTTTAATTCAGTTCTAAATTACAATTTCACCTGAAGTTTTAAATGAGGTTCTAGATTTTCTGCAAAATGTGAAATCTTAATCAgattctatttttttaatttgaaatttATGCATCATGGAATCTTATGGTACAAGTTcaaaatagagtaaaatgccatttttgtccccgaggtttggccagttttgcgactttcgtccagaggtttgtttttccgcatctggatccaaaagggttgaaatcttgccattttcatccaggtCATTAACTCCGTCCATGTTTCTCCggtaagtcaggggtatttctgtcttttatgttaacttaaagggcaatttggtctttttcactctatgcacaagcatttagcatagtgtacaagtattcaaaagccAAATTGCCCTtctaagttaacaaaaaagacaaaaatacccctgacttaacgaagaaatatggatggagttaatgagccagatgaaaatggcaagattttaaaccttttggatccaaatgcgaaAAAAACAATCCTtcggacgaaagtcgcaaaactggccaaatttcagggacgaaaatggcattttactctacaAAATATTATACCCTTTGTTTCAATTTTAAATTACAAAATTGCTTAACGAAAGTTATATATAGTTCTGGGGCCTTTTTGCAATATTTTGAAACGTAGtcaaatttaatttataaactaAAATTCAAAGCCATGTATTATGGAATTGTAAGTCCAAAACAACTGTAATATATTTGCTCATGTCAAACTTTTGGGTCTTTTGGCTGCAGAACTTGAAGGTTCATGAAAATAGAAGGCAGTTATTTTCTGCAACTGCTTCTAAAGAACCCGCTAACCCATTTGTCCGTCAGCGTCCTTTGGCTAATAGATCAACTGCTAGCTCATCAAATTCTCCTCCTCCATGGGCTAGTGACTCTTCAAATTCATCTCCGTTGTTCCAAAGGTAAAATCGAATATGATTATATGACATATCGACTGTTTTTTTGAATGCCATGGATTCAAATAGGTTCTATCACAGTAAACTTATTGTTGTATCTTTAAACAAAAAACTACATGTGGCAAAATGGGTAACGGATCAATATCGGTTGAAAACTGGTTGTGTCAACTGTCATGTTGACCTGCCAACCTTTTTTAGTATTTGTTTACTTTTTAGAGTAAAGtaacggatggtccctgtggtttaccaaaattttggatttggtccctagctttccaaaagtacacgaatggtccttgtggtttgtacTTCGTAACACGTTTAGTCTTCAGGTTTTtctaaaagtacatggatggaTCCTGTGgattaccaaaattttggatttggtccctagctttccaaaagtacacgaatGGTTCCTGTGGTTCGCACTTTGTAACACGTTTAGTCTCCAACTTATTTCAAAAtcacacggatggtccctgtggtttgcaatttgtcacgcatttagtccctaacttggacatgttaaaacctttagatttgttggctggggactaatgtgttacaaagtgcaaaccacagggaccatctgtatACTTTTGGAAAGTTAGGGACCAAATCcgaattttggtaaaccacagggaccatctgtgtactttacttTTCATCTCTTCAAAATCAAGTTGGTTTTGATTGCTTGAAGACTTGAAGTGACTACATAATTGATAATACACAATAGCCTCACTAGTTTCTCAAGTgcttaaaaaatataaaacaattaAGCTATCATTTGGACGATATTGAATCTCTTAAACGTAGCTTTATCCTCCCCTTGACTCTGCTGTTGACTTCTTACTTTTGACTTTTCAGGAAGCAAGCTGACACTGAATCTCAACCATTGATTCAACAACAAAACCAACAACAACAGATGGTTCCCTTGCAAGATAGTTACATGCAGAGCCGAGCTGAGGCTCTTCACAATGTCGAGTCAACTATTCATGAATTAGGCAGCATTTTCACACAATTGGCAACCATGGTTTCTCAACAAGGAGAGCTTGCAATTAGGTTAGTATGATACATACATACGCCTACTTTTCTTAGtcgtattattttttttattagtcACATGATATTATGATACATATAATAAGAATAGGTTAAATGAGGAGAGCTTTTGGTACTTAATATATTTGCTATGAGTGGGTCGGTAGGTTCAACCCGACTTGAACCCGAAAAATTTTagatgaacccgaacacgacctgaACCCGAAAATcatgtcatacatatgaacccgaaaaCGACCCGAATATtcgtgggttgacccgaacacaaCCAGTTCAACCCGTTTatttttttcacaaaataatatactgaaattttgaattttactAAAGAAACACAAATATATGTAATACAGTtacattttaattataaaatcttgtgtcattttctctttttaagttataattatggcataaaacACCCACCCAATTTcatttatgacataaaacatattgtaaaaaatataatataattaaaatgggttaaacgggtcaacctgTCCAGGTTGACATGAACCCGACCCCTTTAGGTTGAACGGGTTCGCGGTTTCAACTTGAAACCGACCCGAACCtatttagactaaacccaaacctgtgaatttcgtgttaggtttgtGTCGTGTCCGAAATTCACACCCCTAGGATTTACTGGGTTTGGTTGTTGTTTATAATAAAGAAAAGACCAATGTTCCCTTTCAGTTTTCCAAAGGGTTTGAGAGGTTGCTTGAATGTATTAAATGCAATTAAAAGTATAACGCATGTGGAAGTTACCTAAGTAGTTCAAGTTTTTCTTATGATGTGCATCAGTGTGTCCGATTTCGTTTTATACCAAATTCGGCCAAAAACATGCCAGAATATTTtataatgacaaaaataccctagGTTTTGTACATCGAGTCATTGTGTTTTCGTAGATCAataaagggtatttttgtcaaggGCATTTTCGTCATCAGGCTTCtacagttaatatcggtgatatatcggttattgGTCCTCATgtaaaatatcggtaccgatattatcggagATATTGACCgttataaccgatatatcaccgatatttgaccgatatatcactgaattgtGTTAAATTGCTGTATATATAAATTCAGCATGATactaaaattaccgatatctcaccgcgataacctatatttcaaatatcggtccctgactgatatccgatattttaccgcattaactgcatagcatCAGGCATATGTTGGTTAAATTTGGTATAAACTGATCTGGATACGTACTTGGGTGTCCTGTAGATTAGTTTCCATTTCTTGTGATTATATTTGTGAATGTGTATATCAATAAATACTAAGGGTATGTTTGGGATTAGTTTTTAAAACTGCTTATCCGTGTATTGCTTTTAAAACATCTTATTTTACTAACAAATAACACATAAGCAGTTTGTATAATAAATCCAAACGCCCTCGAACAACGAATTGCTATATCCAAATGCAATAAGCAGATAAACACTTTTAGTCAGTAATCCAAACACTTATTTGTTTTAACTTGTAAACAGGATTGATGAAAACATGGAAGATACTCTAGCAAATGTAGAAGGTGCACAAGGACAACTAATGAGGTACCTCAACAGTATATCGTCTAATCGATGGTTGATGATCAAAATATTCTTTGTATTGATCGTGTTCCTCATGATTTTTCTCTTTTTTGTTGCGTAAAGATTTTTCATTCGCATTTTATTGTCGGAAAATATATAATGCAAAAAACGAGCTGTTACTTATAAAATTTGTTGTTTTTAGTGTGTACATACGCACCGATGTTTTTAAAACCGGGCCAATCGGCATGGGAAATGGTGTTTCAATGTAGCCACTGATTTAatttttcttgattaaactgcTAGTTATGAGTGTTCACGGATCGGCTTGGTTGATCTCTATGAAATTCTGGGCCGAACCGCTAACTACTGTTTCGGAGAACAATGAACTGAACCAACCGGGTTGGGTGGGTCTGTTGGATTGATGGTTGAACCGAGTTGGCAGTTTGATGGATAAAGAAGTTTTCAAATGGATAAAAATGGTTGATGATTATGATATATATTCATAActgcaaattt
Coding sequences:
- the LOC110928605 gene encoding syntaxin-32, translated to MSMKSVQSSSYRDRTQEFSSITERLRKSVSSANAVAGVNSSGGVAGGGAKGGGSRSSVAFQSEFNKRASKIGYGIHHTSQKLAKLAKLAKRTSVFDDPTTEIQELTAVIKQDITALNSAVVDLQLICNSQNESENVSSDTTTHSTTVVDNLKNRLMSTTKEFKDVLTMRTENLKVHENRRQLFSATASKEPANPFVRQRPLANRSTASSSNSPPPWASDSSNSSPLFQRKQADTESQPLIQQQNQQQQMVPLQDSYMQSRAEALHNVESTIHELGSIFTQLATMVSQQGELAIRIDENMEDTLANVEGAQGQLMRYLNSISSNRWLMIKIFFVLIVFLMIFLFFVA